Below is a genomic region from Actinomyces weissii.
TCCAAGCTGGTGGACTTCCAGCCCATCGCGCTGACCGGTCTGTCCTTCGTGGGGGTGGGCTCCCAGGCCTGATCCTCTCTGCTGGTGCCGGGCGCCGTGGCTTCTTGCTGCGGTGCCCGGCGCCTGCTTTCTGCGTGGGTGTGCGCTAGCGGTAACGGGGAGGTTCACGACAAGTCCCGACCCGGACTTGCCATCCGACGTCAGACATCAGACAATTAACTGGTCGGCAAAGCCGCCGTCCACTCCGCGTGCCACCCCAGACCCTGGGGGCGCGGACACGAGAGCAAAGGAGCATCCAAGTGTCCAACCTCCTCCGCCTGATCGGACGGCGCCTAATCGCGCTGCCTTTCATGGTGCTGGGTGTGACGCTGCTCGTCTTCGTCGTCATGTCCTTCTCCCCGGCCGACCCGGCGCGCCTGGCGCTGGGAGAGGCCGCCTCGGCTGACGCCCTCGAGCAGTACCGCATCCAGCACGGCCTCAACGACCCGCTCCCAGTCCGGTTCGTCCGCTACCTGGGGGGACTGCTGCACGGTGACCTTGGTGAGTCCTTCACCGGCGTGGACATCGGCGACCTGATTTCCACGTCCTTCCCCATCACCCTGCAGCTGACCTTCATCGGGATCTTCCTGGCCGTGGTGCTCGCCCTGTTCCTGGGCGTCATCGCCGCCCTCTACCGGGACCGCTGGCCCGACCAGGTGATCCGCGTGATCTCCATCCTCTGTCTGGCCACCCCCTCCTTCTGGCTGGCCCTGCTGCTCATCCAGTGGTTCGCGGACGTGCCCGGCGGCGCCCAGTGGTTCCCCTCAGTCGTCACCAAGTGGGTCAGCTTCAGCGAGAACCCGGCTGAGTACATCCGTCAGGTCACCCTGCCGGCCTTCGCGGTCGCCGTGCCCAACACCGGCACGCTCACCCGGGTGGTTCGTACCGCCATGGTCGAGGAGCTTGACCGTGACTACGTGCGCACCGCGATCGGTGGCGGCATCCCCAAGCACGTGGTGGTGGCCCGTAACGTGCTGCGCAACGCCCTGATCACCCCCCTGACGGTGCTGGGCCTGCGCCTGGGCTACGCCATGGGGGGTGCGGTGGTCATCGAGATCATCTTCAACATCCGGGGCATGGGCCAGCTCATCTTCGAGGGCATCACCCGCAACGACGTCAACATCGTCCAGGGCGTGTCGATCACCGTGGCCGCCGCGTTCATCATCATCAACATCGTGGTTGACATGCTGTACGTGCTGGTCAACCCGCGGATCAGGAGCATCTGATGCTGCACCGTCGCAAGCTTGACAAGGTTGCCGCACCCGGCATGCGCTTCCAGGGCTGGAAGGCCCTGCCCCTGGGCTCCAAGATCGCCGTCCTGGTCCTGGGGCTGGTGACCCTGATGGCCGTGCTGGCCCCGGTAGTGGCCCCATACGACCCCGCTACCACCGGCCTGGCTGAGGCCAAGACGGTCACCCACATCGAGGGCCTGGAGGACCTGGTGGTCTCCGACCCCGCCACCAAGCCCTCCCTCAAGCACCTGTTCGGCACCGACGGCAGCGGACGGGACGCCTTCTCCCGGGCCGTCTACGGTGGTCGGGTCTCCCTGGTCGTCGGCCTGAGCGCCACCGGACTGGCCCTGGCTGCCGCGGCCCTGCTCGGCTCCATCGCCGCCACCAGCCGCAAGTGGATCTCCGAGAGCCTCATGCGCTTCCTGGACGTGCTGATGTCCTTCCCCGGCATCGCCCTGGCCGCAGTGCTGGTGCTGGCCATGTCCGCTACCAAGATGCCCATCATCATGGTCATCATCATCGCGACCGCCATCGTCTACACCCCACAGCTCACCCGCGTGGTGCGGGCCAACATCCTGGCCCAGTTCGGTGAGGACTACGTGGCCGCCTCCAAGGTCATGGGCGCCCGCGTGCCCTGGATCCTGACCAAGCACGTGGTCCGCAACTGCATCGCCCCGATCATGGTCTACGCCACGGTGCTGGTGGCCGACGCCATCGTATTCGAGGCCTCCCTGTCCTTCATCGGCACCGGCATCCAGGCCGTCAACACCCCCACTTGGGGCAACATGCTCTCCGAGGGCAAGGCCCTGCTGCTCAGCGGCCACTGGTGGACGACCTTCTTCCCCGGCCTGATGATCCTGATCACCACGCTCTGCCTGAACATCCTCTCCGAGGGCCTCACCGACGCCATGGCCTCGCCGCGCATCCGCAAGAAGGTGGACGTCCAGGCTGACGAGGAGGCCCTGGAGACCCAGGCCGCCTGGCGCGAGGCCGAGGGCGCCGTAGCCGCCAACGCCGAGCTGCCCCCCGGTGCCGTGGACAAGGACCCCGAGGGCTCCGTCTCCGGCCTGACCGGCACCACCGCCGTCGCCGCCGCCGAGGACACGCCGCTCTCCGAGCGCCTGGCCCAGCTGCGGGTAGCCGAGCTGGCCCGCGCCGACCGCCTCGTCTACCAGGACCAGGAGGCGGAGCCGGTGCTGGAGGTCAAGAACCTCTCCATCGCCTTCCCGGCCCAGCACGGTGAGGTCAGCATCGTGGACAAGGTGTCCTTCTCCGTGCGCCCCGGCGAGACCATGGGCCTGGTGGGGGAGTCCGGCTGCGGCAAGTCCATCTCCTCCATGGCGGTCATGGGGCTGCTGCCCCCCACCGCCCGTGTCACCGGCGAGATACTGTTCAAGGGCCAGGACCTGCTCAAGCTCACCCCCGAGCAGCACAACGCGCTGCGCGGGCACGAGATGAGCATGATCTACCAGGACGCGCTCTCCTCCCTGAACCCCTCCATGCTCATCTCCGCCCAGATGAAGCAGCTCACCAAGCGCGGCGGCACCCGGCCCGCTGAGGATCTGCTGGAGCTGGTGGGACTGGACCCCGTGCGCACGCTCAGGAGCTACCCGCACGAGCTCTCCGGCGGCCAGCGCCAGCGCGTGCTGATCGCCATGGCCCTGACCCGCGACCCCAGCCTCGTCATAGCCGACGAGCCCACCACCGCCTTGGACGTCACCGTCCAGAAGCAGGTCGTGGACCTGCTCAACGACCTGCGTGAGAAGCTTGGCTTCGCCATGGTCTTCGTGTCCCACGACCTGGCCCTGGTGGCCAAGCTCGCCCACCGGATCACCGTCATGTACGCGGGCCAGGTGGTGGAGCAGGCGGACACCACGGAGCTGCTGTCCAACCCCGTGCACGAGTACACCCGTGGCCTGCTCGGCGCGGTCCTGTCCATCGAGGCGGGCTCCAACCGCCTGCACCAGGTCCGCGGCACCGTCCCCAGCCCCTCGGAGTTCGTCAAGGGCGACCGCTTCGCGCCCCGCTCCTCCTACCCGGAGGTGGGCCTGGAGACCCGTCCCGTCCTCAAGCCCGTGCCCCAGGGCGCGGCGGACCACGTATACGCAGTCACGCCTGAGCTGGAGGCGCTGCTCGCTAAGGAGGCCCACTGATGAGCGACGCAAGGTACAGCGGCTGGAACCCGCAGACCGACCCGGTCATCGAGCTCAGGAACGCCCACGTCATCCACAAGTCCCGCACCGGCGGCCTGTTCAGGCCGGACACGGTGCACGCCGTCAACGACGTGTCCGTGAGCGTGCGGCGGGGCGAGACCCTGGGCCTGGTCGGGGAGTCCGGCTGCGGCAAGTCCACCACCGCCCGGGTGATGGTCGGCCTGCAGGAGCTCACCAAGGGTGAGGTCCTCTTCAAGGGCCGCCGGCTCGGGCACACCGCGGCGGACCGCCGGGAGCTGGGACGCGCCGTGTCCGTGGTCTTCCAGGACCCGGCCACCGCGCTCAACCCCCGCATGATCGTGCACGACACGCTCATCGACCCGCTCAACGTCCACGGCATTGGCAGTCCGGCTGAGCGCGAGGCCAAGGTCAAGGACCTGCTGCACCTGGTGGGCCTGCCTCCCTCGGCGCTGGACGTCCTGCCCCGGCAGATCTCCGGCGGGCAGCGCCAGCGCGTGGCTATCGCCCGGGCCCTGGCCCTGGACCCGGACATCATCGTGGCCGACGAGCCCACCTCCGCCCTGGACGTGTCCGTGCGCGCGCAGGTGCTCAACCTCCTGCAGGACCTCAAGGCCTCCCTGGGGCTGGGACTGGTCTTCATCAGCCACGACATCAACACCGTGCGCTACGTCTCTGACCGGATCGCGGTCATGTACTTCGGGAGGATCCTGGAGATGAACACGACCCAGGAGATCTTCAACAACCCGCAGCAGGAGTACACCCGCACGCTGCTGTCTGCCGTGCCCTCCCTGCTGGACCACTGAAGTCTCAGCCACCCCTTCCCAAAGACCCAGAAAGAAGAACAAACACATGGACACCCGTTTTACCGGCGTCATCCCCCCGGTCATCACCCCCTTCAAGGACGGGCAGATCGACTTCGACAGCCTGGGGCGCGTCATTGACTTCCTGATCGAGGGCGGCGTCAACGGCCTGTTCGTCGGCGGTTCCTCCGGCGAGGTGGCCTACCTGACCGACGCCCAGCGTGACGAGTCCGTCAGGTACACCGTCGAGCGCGTGGCCGGGCGCGTACCTGTGCTCGCCGGGGCGATCGACACCACCGCGCACCGGGTCATCGAGCAGGCCAAGCGGGCCGAGGCCCTGGGGGCCGACGCCGTGGTCGCCGCCTGCCCCTTCTACGCGATCAACGACATGGGCGAGATCGCCGACCACTTCCGGGCGATTGCGGCCGCGATCAACGTGCCGCTGTTCGCCTACGACGTGCCCGTGCGCCTCAACGGCAAGAAGCTAAGCCGCGACCTGCTGGTCCAGCTGGGCAAGGAAGGCGTCCTGGCCGGGGTCAAGGACTCCTCCGGCGACGACGTCGGCTTCCGCCGCCTGGTGGCCGCCAACGAGCAGGCCGGTCACCCGCTGGCCCTGCTCACCGGCCACGAGTGCGTGGTCGACGGCATGCTGCTGCTGGGCGGCGACGGCGTGGTGCCCGGCTACGGCAACGTCGAGCCCCGTAGCTACGCCGACATGTGGGCTGCCTCCCGCCGCGGAGACTGGGCCGAGGTGCGCCGTCTGCAGGACAAGATCTGTGCCGGCTTCGAGATCGTGTTCGTGCCCCAGGGCCGCTCCGGCGACGCCACCGGCATCGGGGCCTTTAAGACCGTGATGGCGGCCCAGGGCACCATTGCCAGCAACGAGATGGCCTACCCCGTCAAGGCCCTTGAGGGGGAGACCAAGGCCGGGATCTTGGCGATCGCCCGCGAGCAGGGCCTGATCTGAGAGCCGGACGGAAACCAGCCGTGTTGACTGCACCAGCTCCAGCCAGCACCGCTCTTGTCGGGGTCGACCTCGGCGGCACGAAGATCGCTGCCGCCCTGGTCGGCCCCGACGGGGCTGTTCTGGGCCCGCTCCGCTCCCGCCCCACCCCCGCCCACGACGGCCCCGCCGCCATGCTGGACGCCATCGCCGCCCTGGTGCTGGAGGTCCTGCAGCAGGGCACCAGCCAGGATCCGGGCGCCCCCGTGCGCCCGCTGGCGGTAGGTATCGGCTCGGCGGGGGTGATCGACCCGCGCACCGGCACCGTGGTCTCGGCCACCGACGCCATCACCGGCTGGCCGGGCACCGCCGTGGCCGCCGGGGTCTGCCAGCGCCTGCAGGAGGCCGGGGTCAACGACGGCGTGCCGCTGCACGTGCACGTGGACAACGACGTGAACGCCTACGCCGCCGGTGAGGCCTGGCTCGGGGCCGGGGCCGGGGCGGACAGCGCCCTGGTCGTGGCCGTGGGCACCGGCGTGGGGGGCGCCGTCGTCCTAGGCGGACGGCTCCACCACGGCGCGCACTTCCTGGCCGGGGAGATGGGGCACATGCCCAGCGGCGCCGCCGCGCAGGAGACCTGTACCTGCGGGCGCCCCGGGCACCTGGAGGCCGTGGCCGCCGGCCCCCAGATCGCCCGCCGCTACCGGGAGGCCACCGGCGCCGCGCAGGTGACCACCGCCCTGCAGGTGGAGCGCCTGGCCGAGGCCGGGGACGCCACCGCGAAGCGCGTCTACCAGGAGGCGGCCGTGGCCCTGGGGCAGGCGGTCGCCGCCGTGGTCACGGTGCTGGACCCGCACAAGGTCATCGTCTCCGGCGGCCTGGCCCGCTCCGGCGAGCTGTGGTGGGGCCCGCTGCGGCAGACGGTGCGCCGTGAGCTCGTGGACCTGGTGGCCCAGGACCTGGAGCTGGTGCCCGCCGTGCTGGGCACCAACGCACCGATTATCGGTGCCGCCCACGAGGCCTGGCTGACCCTGCCTTCTAGGCCGTGAGCCGCACCGGGCCGCCCCAGGCCGTGCGCCGGGGCGGCCCGCCCCTTCCTAACCATCTGCACCTGCCCGGCCCGGCCGGGGGAGAGAAGCACCATGAGTGACAAGAACAGCATCCTTGAGCAGCTGCGTGGCGGCCTGATCGCCTCCGCGCAGGCATACCCCGGGGAGCCTATGCGCGACCCACGGACCATGGACCAGGTGGCCCAGGCCTGCGTGGCAGGCGGGGCGGTAGGTATCCGCGCGCAGGGCCTGGCCGACCTGGCCCTGATCAACCAGCACGTAGAGGTCCCGGTGATCGGCCTGTGGAAGGACGGGCACGACGGCGTCTTCATCACCCCCACGCTGACCCACGCCGTGGCCGTGGCCGCCACCGGCAGCCAGGTCGTGGCCCTGGACGGCACCCGCCGTCCCCGCCCGGACGGCCTGAGCCTGGCCCAGACGGTCCAGGGCCTGCGCGAGGCCCGCCCGGAGGTGCTCATCATGGCTGACTGCGGCAGCGCCGACGACGCCCGTGCCGCCCAGGACGCCGGGGTGGACATCCTGGGCACCACCCTGGCGGGCTACACCGGTGAGCGCCCCAAGACCGTGGGCCCGGACCTGGAGCTGGTGGACGAGATCCAGGCCTTCGCCCGGCTGCCGCTGGTGGTCGAGGGGCGGATCCACACCCCCGCCCAGGCCGCCCAGGCCATGGAACGAGGGGCCTTCGCCGTGGTGGTGGGCACCGCCATCACCCACCCGACCACGATCACGTCCTGGTTCGCCGAGGCCGTCAAAGCCGGTGCTCCCGCCTGAGTCCGGGACTGCTGTGACAGGTGGGGCTGGCGTTACCTACGTGAGTTCTGCTGCTGGCAACACGCCGGGAAACCTACCCTTTTACCTGGAAAACCGCGCGTCTTACGCATAACGTAGCCGCAGCGGCACCGAACATCCGGGCCGACCTACAAGTGAGAGGTAACCATGTCCGTCAACCGCACTGAGCTGATTGCCGCCATCGCCGACAAGGCTGGCCTCACCAAGACCCAGGCCGACGCCTTCCTGAGCGCTTTCCAGGAGGTCCTGGTCTCCAGCGTCAAGAAGGGCGAGGCTGTCAAGATCACCGGCCTCATGGGTGTCGAGCGCGTCAAGCGCGCTGCCCGCACCGGCCGCAACCCCCGCACCGGCGAGGAGATCAAGATCCCCGCTGGCTACGGCGTCAAGCTGACCGTCGGCTCCGCCCTGAAGAAGGCCGTCTCCGGCGAGAAGTGAGCCTGGCCCACCAGCCACCGGCTCAAGCAGCGCGAGGTGCACCAGCCCCAGGCTGGTGCGCCTCGCGCCTTCCTGCGTGGGTGGTCAGGGCGATCGGGGAGGCCAGGTGTGAACGGCGAGCCGCCAGCGGCCCGGAGGCAGGGCCCGGGGCCCGGCTCCTACCGGAGGCCTAGCCCCGATCTCCTCCGCACGGAGGAAGCCGGGAGCCAGGCCGCCCCCTAGCCTGGGGGCATGAGCCAAGCAGCAGGTCCCAGGACGCCGGAGCCGCAGCAGGCACAGGAGCAGGCAGCTCCGTCCCCAGGAGCCCAGGCCCCTGCCCTGGCACTGCGGGGCCTGTGCAAGGCCTTCGGGCAGAAGGTGGCCGTCAACCGGCTCTCCCTGGACGTGCCCACCGGCGCCGTCTACGGCGTCGTCGGCCCCAACGGCGCGGGCAAGACCACCACCCTGTTCATGGCCACCGGCCTGCTGCAGCCCGACGCCGGGACCGCCTACGTGCACGGGGCGGACGTGTGGGCCGATCCAGCCCGCGCCAAGAAGCAGCTGGGCGTGCTGCCTGACGGCCTGCGCACCTTTGACCGCCTGACCGGCCCCGAGCTGGTCACCTACGCCGGGCTGCTACGGGGCCTGGACCGGAGCACCGTCACCGCCCGCACCGCCCAGCTGCTGGAGGTCCTGGGCCTGGCGCAGGACCGGGACACCCTGGTAGCCGACTACTCCGCCGGTATGCGCAAGAAGGTCAACCTGGCCTGCGCCCTGGTCCACTCGCCCTCCGTGCTCGTGCTGGACGAGCCCTTCGAGGCGGTGGACCCCCTGTCCGCCCACACGATCCAGGACATCCTCATGGACTTCGCCCGGGCCGGGGGCACGGTGGTCATCTCCAGCCACGTCATGGCCACCGTGCAGCGGCTGTGCAGCCACGTCGCCGTGATCGCCGCCGGGCAGGTGCTCGCGGCCGGGACCACCGAGCAGGTGGCGGCCGGGCAGGACCTGGACGCGCGCTTCGCCCAGCTGGTCGGGGCCCCCACGCAGCGGGAGGAGCTGTCATGGTTGCGACCCTCGTCAGACTGAGGTGGCGCCTGACCCTAAACGCCCTGAGCCGCAACGTCTGGGCGCTGGTCGGCAGCCTGCTGGCCGCCGTCCAGGGCGTGGGGCTGCTGGCGCTGCTGGTCCTCGGCGCGGGGGCCCTGGGAGCCTGGGCCCCGCAGGCGGCCGGGGCG
It encodes:
- a CDS encoding ABC transporter permease; translation: MSNLLRLIGRRLIALPFMVLGVTLLVFVVMSFSPADPARLALGEAASADALEQYRIQHGLNDPLPVRFVRYLGGLLHGDLGESFTGVDIGDLISTSFPITLQLTFIGIFLAVVLALFLGVIAALYRDRWPDQVIRVISILCLATPSFWLALLLIQWFADVPGGAQWFPSVVTKWVSFSENPAEYIRQVTLPAFAVAVPNTGTLTRVVRTAMVEELDRDYVRTAIGGGIPKHVVVARNVLRNALITPLTVLGLRLGYAMGGAVVIEIIFNIRGMGQLIFEGITRNDVNIVQGVSITVAAAFIIINIVVDMLYVLVNPRIRSI
- a CDS encoding dipeptide/oligopeptide/nickel ABC transporter permease/ATP-binding protein, whose translation is MLHRRKLDKVAAPGMRFQGWKALPLGSKIAVLVLGLVTLMAVLAPVVAPYDPATTGLAEAKTVTHIEGLEDLVVSDPATKPSLKHLFGTDGSGRDAFSRAVYGGRVSLVVGLSATGLALAAAALLGSIAATSRKWISESLMRFLDVLMSFPGIALAAVLVLAMSATKMPIIMVIIIATAIVYTPQLTRVVRANILAQFGEDYVAASKVMGARVPWILTKHVVRNCIAPIMVYATVLVADAIVFEASLSFIGTGIQAVNTPTWGNMLSEGKALLLSGHWWTTFFPGLMILITTLCLNILSEGLTDAMASPRIRKKVDVQADEEALETQAAWREAEGAVAANAELPPGAVDKDPEGSVSGLTGTTAVAAAEDTPLSERLAQLRVAELARADRLVYQDQEAEPVLEVKNLSIAFPAQHGEVSIVDKVSFSVRPGETMGLVGESGCGKSISSMAVMGLLPPTARVTGEILFKGQDLLKLTPEQHNALRGHEMSMIYQDALSSLNPSMLISAQMKQLTKRGGTRPAEDLLELVGLDPVRTLRSYPHELSGGQRQRVLIAMALTRDPSLVIADEPTTALDVTVQKQVVDLLNDLREKLGFAMVFVSHDLALVAKLAHRITVMYAGQVVEQADTTELLSNPVHEYTRGLLGAVLSIEAGSNRLHQVRGTVPSPSEFVKGDRFAPRSSYPEVGLETRPVLKPVPQGAADHVYAVTPELEALLAKEAH
- a CDS encoding ATP-binding cassette domain-containing protein; its protein translation is MSDARYSGWNPQTDPVIELRNAHVIHKSRTGGLFRPDTVHAVNDVSVSVRRGETLGLVGESGCGKSTTARVMVGLQELTKGEVLFKGRRLGHTAADRRELGRAVSVVFQDPATALNPRMIVHDTLIDPLNVHGIGSPAEREAKVKDLLHLVGLPPSALDVLPRQISGGQRQRVAIARALALDPDIIVADEPTSALDVSVRAQVLNLLQDLKASLGLGLVFISHDINTVRYVSDRIAVMYFGRILEMNTTQEIFNNPQQEYTRTLLSAVPSLLDH
- a CDS encoding dihydrodipicolinate synthase family protein — encoded protein: MDTRFTGVIPPVITPFKDGQIDFDSLGRVIDFLIEGGVNGLFVGGSSGEVAYLTDAQRDESVRYTVERVAGRVPVLAGAIDTTAHRVIEQAKRAEALGADAVVAACPFYAINDMGEIADHFRAIAAAINVPLFAYDVPVRLNGKKLSRDLLVQLGKEGVLAGVKDSSGDDVGFRRLVAANEQAGHPLALLTGHECVVDGMLLLGGDGVVPGYGNVEPRSYADMWAASRRGDWAEVRRLQDKICAGFEIVFVPQGRSGDATGIGAFKTVMAAQGTIASNEMAYPVKALEGETKAGILAIAREQGLI
- a CDS encoding ROK family protein is translated as MTAPAPASTALVGVDLGGTKIAAALVGPDGAVLGPLRSRPTPAHDGPAAMLDAIAALVLEVLQQGTSQDPGAPVRPLAVGIGSAGVIDPRTGTVVSATDAITGWPGTAVAAGVCQRLQEAGVNDGVPLHVHVDNDVNAYAAGEAWLGAGAGADSALVVAVGTGVGGAVVLGGRLHHGAHFLAGEMGHMPSGAAAQETCTCGRPGHLEAVAAGPQIARRYREATGAAQVTTALQVERLAEAGDATAKRVYQEAAVALGQAVAAVVTVLDPHKVIVSGGLARSGELWWGPLRQTVRRELVDLVAQDLELVPAVLGTNAPIIGAAHEAWLTLPSRP
- a CDS encoding N-acetylmannosamine-6-phosphate 2-epimerase yields the protein MSDKNSILEQLRGGLIASAQAYPGEPMRDPRTMDQVAQACVAGGAVGIRAQGLADLALINQHVEVPVIGLWKDGHDGVFITPTLTHAVAVAATGSQVVALDGTRRPRPDGLSLAQTVQGLREARPEVLIMADCGSADDARAAQDAGVDILGTTLAGYTGERPKTVGPDLELVDEIQAFARLPLVVEGRIHTPAQAAQAMERGAFAVVVGTAITHPTTITSWFAEAVKAGAPA
- a CDS encoding HU family DNA-binding protein codes for the protein MSVNRTELIAAIADKAGLTKTQADAFLSAFQEVLVSSVKKGEAVKITGLMGVERVKRAARTGRNPRTGEEIKIPAGYGVKLTVGSALKKAVSGEK
- a CDS encoding ABC transporter ATP-binding protein, which produces MSQAAGPRTPEPQQAQEQAAPSPGAQAPALALRGLCKAFGQKVAVNRLSLDVPTGAVYGVVGPNGAGKTTTLFMATGLLQPDAGTAYVHGADVWADPARAKKQLGVLPDGLRTFDRLTGPELVTYAGLLRGLDRSTVTARTAQLLEVLGLAQDRDTLVADYSAGMRKKVNLACALVHSPSVLVLDEPFEAVDPLSAHTIQDILMDFARAGGTVVISSHVMATVQRLCSHVAVIAAGQVLAAGTTEQVAAGQDLDARFAQLVGAPTQREELSWLRPSSD